The following proteins come from a genomic window of Desulfocurvibacter africanus subsp. africanus DSM 2603:
- a CDS encoding glycosyltransferase — translation MISSFKRVAIVHYWLVGMRGGEKVLEALCNLFPQADIYTHVYDPEEVSDTIRRHKVHTTFIQRLPRARRLYKHYLPLMPLALEQLDLREYDLVISSESGPAKGVLTGPDTLHLCYCHTPMRYLWDMYHEYRRSAGWLTAALMVPLTHYLRLWDFASAARVDGFAANSEHVARRVRKHYRRECTVLHPPVDLSACSASRRREDYYLFVGQLVDYKRADLAVEACTRLGRRLVIIGDGECRKQLQKRAGKDIVFLGRQPDAVLREHYARCRALLFPGEEDFGIVPVEAMASGAPVLAYARGGALETVLDGVSGLFFSNQDAESLATCMRTFEQQESRFDPRIIAEHAHRFSSQHFSTGFQAFLARQAQES, via the coding sequence ATGATATCGTCCTTCAAACGAGTCGCCATCGTCCACTATTGGCTCGTGGGCATGCGCGGAGGGGAAAAGGTCCTCGAGGCCCTATGCAATTTGTTTCCCCAGGCTGACATCTACACGCATGTCTATGATCCGGAAGAGGTCTCGGACACCATCCGGCGCCACAAAGTCCACACGACGTTCATTCAGCGGCTGCCTCGTGCGCGGCGCCTTTACAAGCATTACCTGCCGCTCATGCCACTGGCCCTGGAGCAACTCGACCTGCGCGAATACGATCTGGTCATTAGCAGCGAGTCTGGTCCCGCCAAGGGCGTTTTGACCGGTCCGGATACGCTGCACCTCTGCTATTGCCACACTCCCATGCGCTATTTGTGGGACATGTACCACGAGTACCGGCGCTCCGCCGGTTGGCTGACCGCCGCGCTCATGGTTCCCCTGACTCACTATCTGCGCCTGTGGGATTTTGCCTCGGCCGCACGAGTGGACGGTTTCGCGGCCAATTCCGAGCACGTTGCCCGCAGGGTGCGCAAGCATTACAGGCGCGAATGCACGGTGCTGCATCCACCCGTGGATCTTTCCGCCTGCTCTGCGAGCAGAAGGCGTGAGGATTACTATCTTTTCGTGGGCCAACTCGTGGACTACAAGCGGGCTGATCTGGCCGTGGAAGCCTGCACCAGGCTCGGCAGACGCTTGGTGATCATCGGGGACGGAGAATGCCGCAAGCAACTCCAGAAAAGGGCCGGCAAGGATATCGTGTTCCTGGGTCGGCAACCCGACGCGGTTCTCCGGGAGCACTATGCGCGCTGCCGGGCGCTGCTCTTCCCCGGCGAAGAGGACTTCGGCATTGTCCCTGTGGAAGCTATGGCCAGCGGCGCACCTGTCCTGGCTTACGCTCGCGGCGGAGCTTTGGAAACGGTGCTGGACGGCGTTAGCGGCCTCTTCTTTTCGAATCAGGATGCCGAGAGCCTTGCCACGTGCATGCGCACTTTCGAGCAGCAGGAATCGCGCTTTGATCCGCGCATCATTGCCGAGCACGCGCACAGGTTTTCCTCGCAACATTTCAGTACAGGCTTCCAGGCCTTCCTGGCCCGGCAGGCACAGGAAAGCTGA
- a CDS encoding cation-translocating P-type ATPase: MANTDRNAGRAEWHAQELDKVLERLETDRDGLSPDEAEKRLDEHGPNALEGTEGKSLLGVVLKQLKSPLIYLLAAAAAVSLLAGKTIDTIVIAVVVLLNTILGVVQEYRAERALEALKKMSAPRAKVRRGGKGKEVESRDIVPGDILLVESGDSVAADARLIEASELKVDESALTGESEPVDKKPDRVEADAPVSERGNMLFMSTHVTGGRGRAVVVATGMDTEMGNIAGEVRQAERGETPLQRRLRRLSIAIGVAAVGLAGGVFALGYFTGYEWREMLLYSVAVAVSAIPEGLPVVISVTLALGVRRMADRNAVIRQLPAVETLGSTTVICSDKTGTITKNQMTAVRLWAGGRFYEVTGQGFSPDGEIRPESGDSGGQGGSDGSGNFGERDKALDMLMRIGVLDNHAEIAEADGGWKVDGSPTEGAVLVAGIKHGLDYEEARKKHPAESEIPFSSERKYMASLHRFPDEGRDLILVKGAPERILEFCSRVLEDGESVELGDERRREIQGIYDELAGQGLRVVAGAFREHKQGGGDIRPENVEDGLILAGMWGLVDPARPEAVQAIADARRAGMKVVMITGDHAATARAIARKVGIAEEGDEVLTGKDIDFMSDEDLGRRAKGASVFARVSPEHKVRILRAYLSQGEIVAMTGDGVNDAPALKGASIGVAMGQAGTEVAREASDMVLTDDNFATIVVAVEEGRSIFGNLRRVVFFLLTTNLGEIITLIAALALRLPLPVTAVMILWINLLTDGVSTVPLGVEPRHGDLLDRPPRSPEEGILNKATVRRIALLAPIMAAGTLGLFVHQLPQGENYARTMAFTTLAAFQWFQALNARSHYRSIFSLNPLGNRWLVLGLAVAIMLQLATVYLEPLRQVFGTVQLSPMDWGLAILVASSILAVDEIMKLIGLHERPQEGRQARSQAGN, encoded by the coding sequence CGGGCCGAGTGGCATGCCCAGGAACTAGACAAGGTACTTGAGCGGCTTGAGACGGATCGAGACGGGCTTTCCCCTGACGAAGCCGAGAAGCGGCTTGACGAGCACGGACCCAATGCCCTGGAAGGGACCGAGGGCAAGAGCCTGCTCGGGGTCGTGCTCAAGCAACTCAAGAGCCCGCTCATCTACCTGCTGGCTGCCGCGGCCGCGGTCTCTCTGCTTGCGGGCAAGACCATCGACACGATCGTCATCGCCGTGGTCGTGCTGCTCAACACCATCCTCGGCGTAGTCCAGGAGTACCGGGCCGAGCGCGCCCTGGAAGCCCTCAAGAAGATGTCCGCCCCGCGCGCCAAGGTAAGGCGCGGCGGCAAGGGCAAAGAGGTCGAGTCCAGGGACATCGTGCCCGGCGACATCCTGCTTGTGGAATCGGGCGACAGCGTTGCCGCCGACGCACGGCTCATCGAGGCCTCGGAACTCAAGGTGGACGAGTCGGCCCTGACCGGCGAGTCCGAGCCTGTGGACAAGAAGCCCGACCGGGTCGAGGCTGACGCTCCGGTCTCGGAGCGCGGCAACATGCTGTTCATGTCCACCCATGTCACCGGCGGGCGAGGTCGCGCCGTGGTCGTGGCCACGGGCATGGACACCGAGATGGGCAATATCGCAGGGGAGGTCCGCCAGGCCGAGCGCGGCGAGACTCCGCTCCAGCGTCGGCTGCGCCGGCTTTCCATCGCCATCGGCGTAGCCGCCGTAGGCTTGGCCGGTGGCGTTTTCGCCCTGGGTTACTTCACGGGCTACGAGTGGCGGGAGATGCTCCTCTACTCCGTGGCCGTGGCCGTGTCGGCCATTCCCGAGGGGTTGCCGGTGGTTATCAGCGTGACCCTGGCCCTGGGCGTGCGCAGGATGGCCGATCGCAATGCCGTGATCCGCCAGCTGCCTGCTGTGGAGACCCTGGGCTCGACCACGGTCATCTGCTCGGACAAGACCGGCACCATCACCAAGAATCAGATGACCGCCGTGCGCTTGTGGGCGGGGGGGCGCTTCTACGAGGTCACCGGACAGGGTTTCTCGCCTGATGGCGAGATACGTCCAGAGTCTGGCGATTCGGGCGGCCAGGGTGGTTCGGACGGCTCCGGGAATTTCGGCGAGCGGGACAAGGCCCTGGACATGCTCATGCGCATCGGCGTCCTGGATAACCACGCCGAGATCGCGGAGGCGGACGGCGGTTGGAAGGTTGACGGCTCGCCGACCGAAGGCGCGGTCCTCGTGGCCGGCATCAAGCACGGCCTGGACTATGAGGAGGCCAGGAAGAAACACCCGGCCGAGTCCGAGATTCCGTTCTCAAGCGAGCGCAAGTACATGGCCTCACTACACCGCTTTCCAGACGAGGGCCGGGATCTCATCCTGGTCAAAGGCGCGCCGGAGCGCATCCTCGAGTTCTGCTCGCGCGTGCTCGAAGACGGAGAGTCAGTCGAGCTTGGCGATGAGCGCAGGCGCGAGATCCAGGGGATTTACGACGAACTGGCCGGCCAGGGGCTGCGTGTAGTGGCAGGTGCCTTTCGCGAGCACAAACAGGGCGGGGGCGACATCCGCCCCGAGAACGTCGAGGACGGGCTGATCCTGGCCGGCATGTGGGGTCTGGTGGACCCGGCCAGGCCCGAGGCGGTCCAGGCCATCGCCGACGCACGACGGGCTGGCATGAAGGTGGTCATGATCACCGGCGATCACGCGGCGACGGCCAGGGCCATCGCGCGTAAGGTCGGCATCGCCGAGGAGGGCGACGAAGTTCTGACCGGCAAGGACATCGACTTCATGAGCGACGAGGACCTCGGGCGCAGGGCCAAGGGAGCCTCGGTCTTCGCCAGGGTCTCCCCGGAGCACAAGGTGCGCATCCTGCGCGCCTATCTGAGCCAGGGCGAGATTGTGGCCATGACCGGAGACGGTGTAAACGACGCCCCGGCACTCAAGGGCGCGAGCATCGGCGTGGCCATGGGCCAGGCAGGCACCGAGGTCGCGCGCGAGGCCTCGGACATGGTCCTAACCGATGACAACTTCGCGACCATCGTCGTGGCCGTGGAAGAGGGCCGAAGCATCTTCGGCAATCTGCGGCGAGTGGTCTTCTTTCTGCTGACCACCAACCTGGGCGAGATCATCACGCTCATTGCCGCCTTGGCCCTGAGGCTGCCGCTGCCGGTCACGGCCGTCATGATCCTGTGGATCAACCTGCTGACCGACGGCGTGAGCACCGTCCCACTTGGCGTGGAGCCACGCCACGGCGACCTATTGGATCGGCCCCCGCGCTCGCCCGAAGAAGGCATCCTGAACAAGGCCACGGTGCGCAGGATTGCCTTGCTGGCCCCGATCATGGCCGCTGGCACTCTGGGGCTTTTCGTCCACCAACTGCCGCAGGGCGAGAACTACGCCCGGACCATGGCCTTCACGACTCTGGCCGCCTTCCAATGGTTCCAGGCCCTGAACGCCCGCTCGCACTACCGCTCCATCTTTTCCCTGAACCCCCTGGGCAATCGCTGGCTCGTGCTCGGCCTGGCCGTGGCCATCATGCTTCAGCTTGCCACGGTCTACCTGGAGCCCCTACGCCAGGTCTTTGGCACCGTGCAGCTGTCGCCCATGGATTGGGGACTGGCGATTCTCGTGGCCAGCAGCATTCTGGCGGTGGACGAGATCATGAAGTTAATCGGGCTACACGAGAGACCGCAGGAGGGCAGGCAGGCGAGATCACAGGCTGGTAACTGA